A genomic stretch from Nocardia wallacei includes:
- a CDS encoding Acg family FMN-binding oxidoreductase codes for MTFPNPSGTRTEPDEETILAVMRLAQRAPSVHNTQPWHWVLADGELHLHTDPDRMLPAADPHSRQQVISCGAMLHHVRTVLAARGWHTDITRLPDPARPDHLAVLCFRPWPDPPAGIATRAAAIERRRTDRLPLLEPRGWDELLPALRKLVAPHDLVFEVLEDDAREQLAKVSARATTARDDDAMYQMELDWWTGHSGAAEGVPETSRVSAAEAARVEVGREFPTVAHSMRRPALTDRAELVALGSYGDATPQWLHTGEALSAVLLESTAAGLATCPITHVTELPAGRGAVADLLPDRATPQVVIRIGTAPAGEPDLPATPRRPLADILTVHHS; via the coding sequence ATGACCTTCCCGAACCCGTCCGGCACCCGCACCGAACCCGACGAGGAGACCATCCTCGCGGTGATGCGGCTCGCGCAGCGGGCACCGTCGGTCCACAACACCCAGCCCTGGCACTGGGTACTCGCCGACGGCGAACTGCATCTGCACACCGACCCCGACCGCATGCTGCCCGCGGCCGACCCGCACAGCCGCCAGCAGGTCATCAGCTGCGGCGCCATGCTGCATCACGTCCGCACGGTGCTCGCGGCCCGCGGCTGGCACACCGACATCACCCGCCTGCCCGACCCCGCGCGGCCCGACCACCTGGCCGTGCTCTGCTTCCGGCCCTGGCCCGATCCCCCGGCCGGCATCGCGACCCGCGCGGCAGCGATCGAGCGGCGGCGCACCGACCGCCTCCCGCTGCTCGAACCGCGCGGCTGGGACGAACTCCTACCCGCCCTGCGCAAACTGGTCGCACCACACGATCTGGTTTTCGAGGTACTCGAAGACGATGCCCGCGAACAGCTGGCAAAGGTTTCCGCACGGGCCACCACCGCCCGCGACGACGACGCCATGTATCAGATGGAACTGGACTGGTGGACAGGCCATTCCGGCGCCGCGGAGGGAGTGCCGGAAACCTCGCGGGTCTCAGCCGCCGAGGCCGCGCGAGTCGAGGTCGGCCGGGAATTCCCCACCGTCGCGCATTCGATGCGCCGCCCCGCCCTCACCGACCGCGCCGAGTTGGTCGCGCTCGGATCCTACGGTGACGCGACGCCGCAGTGGCTGCACACCGGCGAGGCGCTGTCCGCCGTACTGCTCGAGAGCACTGCCGCGGGCCTCGCGACCTGCCCGATCACCCATGTCACCGAACTCCCCGCGGGCCGCGGCGCCGTCGCCGACCTACTTCCCGACCGCGCCACACCCCAGGTCGTGATCCGGATCGGCACCGCACCCGCGGGCGAACCGGACCTGCCCGCCACCCCGCGCCGCCCGCTCGCCGACATTCTCACCGTCCACCACAGCTGA
- a CDS encoding LLM class flavin-dependent oxidoreductase, with protein MQFGIFSVGDVTADPTTGRTPTEAERIKAMVAIALKAEEVGLDVFATGEHHNPPFVPSSPTTMLGYVAARTERLQLSTATTLITTNDPVKIAEDFAMLQHLSDGRVDLMLGRGNTGPVYPWFGKDIREGIPLAIENYHLLRKLWREPQVNWQGKFRTPLQGFTATPAPLDGTPPFVWHGSIRSPEIAEQAAYYGDGFFHNNIFWNAEHTAQMVNLYRQRYEHYGHGAADQAVVGLGGQVFMAETEAAAKKFFRPYFDDAPVYGHGPSLEEFTELTPLTVGTPEQVIERTLGFADNVGDYQRQLFLMDHAGLPLEVVLEQLEILGREVVPVLRREFEARRPAHVPSDPPTHATLVAAGPDTPYHLVEPARERMLAAAPKE; from the coding sequence GTGCAGTTCGGAATCTTCAGCGTCGGGGACGTCACCGCCGACCCGACCACCGGCCGGACGCCCACCGAGGCCGAGCGCATCAAGGCGATGGTCGCCATCGCGTTGAAGGCGGAAGAGGTCGGGCTCGACGTGTTCGCCACCGGTGAGCACCACAATCCCCCGTTCGTGCCGTCGTCGCCGACCACCATGCTCGGCTACGTGGCCGCCCGCACCGAGCGGCTGCAGCTGTCCACCGCGACGACGCTGATCACGACCAACGACCCGGTGAAGATCGCCGAGGACTTCGCCATGCTGCAGCACCTGTCCGACGGCCGGGTGGACCTGATGCTGGGCCGCGGCAACACCGGCCCCGTCTACCCCTGGTTCGGCAAGGACATCCGCGAAGGCATCCCGCTGGCCATCGAGAACTACCACCTGCTGCGCAAGCTGTGGCGCGAGCCGCAGGTGAACTGGCAGGGCAAGTTCCGCACCCCGCTGCAGGGCTTCACCGCCACGCCCGCGCCGCTGGACGGGACGCCGCCGTTCGTGTGGCACGGCTCGATCCGCTCGCCGGAGATCGCCGAACAGGCCGCGTACTACGGCGACGGCTTCTTCCACAACAACATCTTCTGGAACGCCGAGCACACCGCGCAGATGGTGAATCTGTACCGGCAACGCTACGAGCACTACGGGCACGGCGCCGCCGACCAGGCCGTCGTCGGTCTGGGCGGGCAGGTGTTCATGGCCGAGACCGAGGCGGCGGCCAAGAAGTTCTTCCGGCCCTACTTCGACGACGCGCCCGTCTACGGCCACGGACCGTCGCTGGAGGAGTTCACCGAACTCACCCCGCTGACCGTGGGGACGCCCGAGCAGGTGATCGAGCGCACCCTCGGTTTCGCCGACAATGTCGGCGACTATCAGCGCCAGCTGTTCCTCATGGACCACGCCGGGCTGCCGCTCGAGGTGGTGCTGGAACAGCTCGAGATCCTCGGCCGCGAGGTCGTGCCGGTGCTGCGCCGCGAGTTCGAGGCCCGTCGCCCCGCGCACGTGCCCAGCGATCCGCCGACCCACGCCACGCTGGTGGCCGCCGGGCCGGACACGCCCTACCACCTCGTCGAGCCCGCCCGCGAACGTATGCTCGCCGCTGCCCCGAAGGAGTGA
- a CDS encoding 3-hydroxybutyryl-CoA dehydrogenase has translation MQRIGVIGGGTMGAGIAEIAARAGGEVLVLERDADAADAAVARLEKSLARAVKSGRLEQADADAARARVTLTVTIDDFADRELVIEAAPEIEELKAEFFAKLDAIVSPETILATNTSSIPVIRLANATTRPGRVVGLHFFNPVPVLPLVEIVVTLKTERAVADSVTAYARDVLGKRTIESKDQAGFIVNALLIPYLCAAIRMFETGFASAEDIDEGMVSGCAHPMGPLRLTDTIGLDVTLAVAESLYQEFGEPQYAPPVLLRRMVEAGYLGRKTGRGFYTY, from the coding sequence GTGCAGCGGATCGGCGTGATCGGTGGCGGAACGATGGGGGCGGGCATCGCCGAGATTGCCGCGCGAGCCGGCGGCGAGGTGCTGGTGCTGGAGCGCGACGCCGACGCCGCCGACGCGGCCGTCGCCCGCCTGGAGAAGTCGCTGGCGCGGGCGGTGAAGTCCGGGCGGCTGGAGCAGGCCGACGCCGACGCGGCGCGCGCCCGCGTCACGCTCACCGTCACCATCGACGACTTCGCCGACCGCGAACTGGTCATCGAGGCGGCCCCGGAGATCGAGGAACTCAAGGCCGAGTTCTTCGCCAAACTCGACGCCATCGTCTCCCCCGAGACCATCCTCGCCACCAACACCTCCTCCATCCCGGTGATCCGGCTGGCCAACGCCACCACCCGGCCCGGCCGCGTGGTCGGCCTGCACTTCTTCAACCCGGTGCCGGTGCTGCCGCTGGTCGAGATCGTGGTCACGCTGAAAACCGAACGGGCCGTGGCCGATTCGGTGACCGCCTACGCCCGCGACGTGCTGGGCAAGCGCACCATCGAATCCAAGGACCAGGCCGGATTCATCGTCAACGCGCTGCTCATCCCCTACCTGTGCGCGGCGATCCGCATGTTCGAGACCGGTTTCGCCAGCGCCGAGGACATCGACGAGGGCATGGTCTCGGGCTGCGCCCACCCGATGGGCCCGCTGCGCCTGACCGACACCATCGGCCTGGACGTCACACTCGCCGTGGCCGAGTCGCTCTACCAGGAGTTCGGCGAACCCCAGTACGCCCCGCCGGTGCTGTTGCGCCGCATGGTCGAGGCGGGCTATCTGGGCCGCAAGACCGGGCGCGGGTTCTACACCTACTGA
- a CDS encoding acyl-CoA dehydrogenase family protein → MDELAETISRMRAFIDSEVIPHEPVLAADDAEAGAALARLRERAKELGLWALGHPAELGGGGVPFLDFVYLNEIIGRSEFGQLAVGSVSMQDTLMLHRHGTDEQRRRWIPPMVAGDILPSVGLTEPEVAGSDPTLIASRAELDGDTWIINGHKWFTTGARQAAYCTVFARTEPEDVPAHARISAIIVPTDTPGFEIVRSIPTMGHDPSDHYEVRLTDVRVPAANLLGERGKGFAVAQDRLGPGRIFHCMRWLGQAQRAYELMCARANARYAHGSLLAEKGEIHRYIAESAAEIHAARLMTLDAARAMDAGEDYRVRVGLVKFWGARMLHNVIDRAIQVHGALGLTADTPLERMYRQARYARVYDGPDEVHRMSAARRLLRSPEAAPWR, encoded by the coding sequence ATGGACGAACTGGCCGAAACAATCTCGCGGATGCGGGCTTTCATCGATTCGGAGGTCATTCCGCACGAGCCGGTGCTGGCCGCCGACGATGCCGAGGCGGGCGCCGCGCTCGCCCGGCTGCGCGAGCGGGCCAAGGAACTCGGGTTGTGGGCGCTGGGTCATCCGGCCGAACTCGGCGGTGGCGGTGTGCCGTTCCTCGACTTCGTCTACCTGAACGAGATCATCGGACGTTCGGAGTTCGGGCAGCTGGCCGTGGGCTCGGTGTCCATGCAGGACACGCTGATGCTGCACCGGCACGGCACCGACGAGCAGCGCCGCCGCTGGATCCCGCCCATGGTGGCCGGTGACATCCTGCCGTCGGTGGGGCTGACCGAGCCGGAGGTCGCGGGCTCGGATCCGACCCTGATCGCCAGCCGCGCCGAACTCGACGGCGATACCTGGATCATCAACGGGCACAAGTGGTTCACCACCGGCGCGCGCCAGGCGGCGTACTGCACCGTGTTCGCCCGGACCGAACCGGAAGACGTGCCCGCGCACGCCAGGATCAGCGCGATCATCGTGCCGACCGACACCCCGGGCTTCGAGATCGTGCGCTCCATCCCGACGATGGGCCACGATCCGAGCGACCACTACGAGGTGCGGCTCACCGACGTGCGCGTGCCCGCCGCCAACCTGCTGGGCGAGCGCGGCAAGGGTTTCGCCGTGGCACAGGACCGCCTCGGCCCCGGCCGGATCTTCCACTGCATGCGGTGGCTCGGGCAGGCCCAGCGCGCCTACGAACTCATGTGCGCACGGGCCAACGCCCGCTACGCGCACGGCTCACTGCTCGCCGAGAAGGGCGAAATCCACAGGTACATAGCGGAATCCGCCGCCGAGATCCACGCCGCCCGGTTGATGACCCTCGACGCCGCCCGCGCGATGGACGCCGGGGAGGACTACCGGGTGCGCGTCGGCCTGGTGAAATTCTGGGGCGCGCGCATGCTGCACAACGTCATCGACCGCGCCATCCAGGTGCACGGCGCGCTCGGTCTGACCGCCGACACCCCGCTGGAACGTATGTACCGGCAGGCCCGCTACGCCCGCGTCTACGACGGTCCCGACGAGGTGCACCGCATGTCCGCCGCGCGCCGCCTGCTGCGTTCCCCGGAGGCCGCGCCGTGGCGGTGA
- a CDS encoding class I SAM-dependent methyltransferase, whose product MTTPSSDEMFESAYRGERPEMGAGGRPPWSIGEPQPEIAALIAAGKFHGEVLDAGCGEAALSLHLAERGFTTVGLDQSPTAIELARRAAAARGLTGASFEVADISSFTGYDNRFGTIVDSTLFHSMPVELREGYQQSIVRAAAPGASYFVLVFDKAAVPVDPVNPVTADELRDIVGRYWTIDEIRPARIHAQLPENLPNLEELMGAGLRDEGNGRKSIPAWLLSAHLP is encoded by the coding sequence ATGACAACTCCTTCGTCCGACGAGATGTTCGAATCCGCTTACCGCGGTGAGCGGCCCGAGATGGGCGCGGGCGGCCGCCCGCCGTGGAGCATCGGCGAACCGCAGCCGGAGATCGCCGCGCTCATCGCGGCCGGGAAGTTCCACGGCGAGGTGCTCGACGCCGGTTGCGGTGAGGCCGCGCTGTCGCTGCACCTGGCCGAGCGGGGTTTCACGACCGTCGGCCTGGACCAGTCGCCGACGGCGATCGAACTCGCGCGCCGGGCGGCCGCCGCCCGCGGGCTCACCGGCGCGAGTTTCGAGGTCGCCGACATCAGCTCGTTCACCGGCTACGACAACCGCTTCGGCACCATCGTCGACAGCACCCTGTTCCACTCCATGCCGGTCGAACTACGCGAGGGCTATCAGCAGTCGATCGTGCGCGCCGCGGCCCCCGGCGCCTCCTATTTCGTGCTGGTTTTCGACAAGGCCGCCGTCCCCGTGGACCCGGTCAACCCGGTCACCGCCGACGAACTGCGCGACATCGTCGGCCGCTACTGGACCATCGACGAGATCCGCCCCGCCCGCATCCACGCCCAACTCCCCGAAAACCTCCCCAACCTCGAAGAACTGATGGGCGCGGGCCTGCGAGACGAAGGCAACGGCCGCAAGTCCATCCCGGCCTGGCTCCTGTCCGCCCACCTCCCCTGA
- a CDS encoding Fic family protein: MLFPTPTLTAIDEHVLAEVDRMRADLRHEVRSKPGKWVGGLRKFLTADAVAASNSIEGFKVSTVDVEDLIAGERDVEVSEEDKAETLAYERMMTYIQTLHDVDDFAYSKGLLNSLHWILQGHRHTERRPAGQWRRGPVYVTDARDPSIAAYTAPDADRVPSLMAELVDWLETDDGTHPLVRAAMAHLHLVSIHPWADGNGRMSRSLQTLLIARESVLAPEFSSIEAWLGRPGNTWEYYQVLGRRGNIYQPDQDVSEWIRFNLTAYHQQAQTVHARWVRAATVWSMLEEYLAGIRIDERAVSALHDVALSGRIRRTRYELAEGLSLQQAQRDLRDLVTLGVLEPVGRTRARFYQAGPDYPADVLEVARTPTTLTDPYRR, from the coding sequence ATGCTGTTTCCGACGCCCACCCTGACTGCCATCGATGAACACGTCTTGGCCGAGGTGGATCGGATGCGAGCCGACCTGCGTCACGAAGTTCGGTCGAAGCCAGGTAAGTGGGTCGGCGGCCTACGCAAATTCCTGACAGCAGATGCTGTCGCGGCGTCGAACTCCATCGAGGGGTTCAAAGTTTCGACGGTCGACGTCGAAGACCTGATCGCAGGTGAACGGGATGTCGAGGTTTCCGAGGAGGACAAGGCCGAAACGCTCGCCTACGAGCGAATGATGACCTACATACAGACGCTGCACGATGTGGATGACTTCGCCTACAGCAAAGGTTTGCTGAATTCGCTGCACTGGATACTGCAGGGGCACCGGCACACCGAGCGACGACCGGCCGGCCAATGGCGGCGCGGACCGGTCTATGTCACCGACGCCCGCGATCCGAGCATCGCCGCGTACACCGCACCGGACGCGGATCGAGTGCCTTCGTTGATGGCGGAACTCGTGGACTGGCTCGAAACAGACGACGGCACACACCCGCTCGTCCGCGCGGCAATGGCCCATCTGCACCTTGTCTCCATCCACCCCTGGGCGGACGGCAACGGGCGAATGTCGAGGTCCCTGCAAACGTTGTTGATCGCTCGGGAAAGCGTTCTCGCGCCGGAGTTTTCGTCCATCGAAGCTTGGCTGGGTAGGCCCGGCAATACCTGGGAGTACTACCAGGTTCTCGGTCGGCGCGGCAATATCTATCAACCGGATCAGGATGTATCAGAATGGATCAGGTTCAATCTGACCGCCTATCACCAGCAGGCGCAGACGGTCCACGCCCGGTGGGTTCGGGCCGCCACCGTGTGGTCGATGCTGGAAGAGTACCTAGCAGGTATCCGCATAGACGAACGGGCGGTCAGCGCGCTGCATGATGTAGCTCTGTCCGGCCGGATCCGGCGAACACGCTACGAACTGGCCGAGGGGCTGAGTTTGCAGCAGGCCCAACGTGATCTGCGTGATCTCGTCACGCTCGGCGTCCTCGAGCCCGTCGGGCGCACCAGGGCCCGCTTCTACCAGGCGGGACCCGATTACCCGGCGGATGTGCTGGAGGTCGCCAGGACCCCGACCACGCTGACCGATCCCTATCGTCGTTAG
- a CDS encoding phosphotransferase family protein, which produces MAVTPVTPAAEAITLADGVGAVLAAATGRAITDVRVRPFTGGASRQVFAVEARDPAGTAVRAVLRRDPPGHGDTARMRAEAACLRAAAGAGVPVPTVLAAGDTAPGIDAPYLLMELVGGESIPRKLQRNPEFALLRDRLAGELGRVLGLLHRTPLDTLGMLDDGDPLDMIEQVYRDLGDPRPVVEMGLRRLREGPPPRRPNTLVHGDFRLGNFLVEPDGIRAVLDWELAHIGNPVEDLGWLCVRAWRFGAAAPVGGLGSREQLLDGYEQCTGTRPAAAELRWWEAFGTLKWLVLSMFQAERHHSGTERSLELAAIGRRVCESEYDLLIALDLLDGTASVPAPTTPPPTVHDRPGPAEILELVAEALTTEIGPALTADHSRERYTLRVCANLLAIAARELHAGPAATTVVRRLLTALGCDSEAALADRLRTGALPYSDNAIRHAVTTAVLSRLRVANPRYAE; this is translated from the coding sequence GTGGCGGTGACACCGGTAACCCCTGCGGCCGAGGCGATTACGCTGGCCGACGGTGTCGGCGCGGTGCTCGCCGCGGCGACCGGCCGGGCGATCACCGATGTGCGGGTGCGGCCGTTCACCGGCGGGGCGAGCAGACAGGTGTTCGCGGTCGAGGCACGCGACCCGGCGGGCACTGCGGTACGGGCCGTACTGCGCCGCGACCCGCCCGGCCACGGTGACACCGCGCGGATGCGGGCCGAGGCGGCGTGCCTGCGGGCCGCCGCCGGAGCCGGGGTGCCGGTCCCGACCGTGCTCGCCGCCGGGGACACGGCGCCGGGGATCGATGCACCCTATCTGCTGATGGAGCTGGTCGGCGGGGAGTCGATTCCCCGTAAGCTGCAACGGAATCCGGAGTTCGCGCTGCTGCGCGACCGGCTCGCCGGAGAACTCGGCCGCGTGCTCGGACTGCTCCACCGCACCCCGCTCGATACGCTCGGCATGCTGGACGACGGTGACCCACTCGACATGATCGAGCAGGTCTACCGCGATCTGGGCGATCCCCGTCCGGTGGTCGAAATGGGATTGCGCCGGCTGCGCGAGGGTCCCCCGCCGCGACGCCCGAACACGCTGGTGCACGGCGACTTCCGGCTCGGCAACTTCCTCGTCGAACCCGACGGTATCCGCGCGGTGCTCGACTGGGAACTGGCCCACATCGGCAACCCCGTCGAGGATCTGGGCTGGCTGTGCGTGCGCGCCTGGCGTTTCGGCGCCGCGGCGCCGGTCGGCGGTCTCGGCAGTCGCGAACAACTGCTGGACGGCTACGAACAATGCACCGGCACCCGCCCGGCCGCGGCGGAGTTGCGCTGGTGGGAGGCGTTCGGAACGCTGAAGTGGTTGGTGCTCAGCATGTTCCAGGCCGAACGCCACCACAGTGGGACGGAACGCTCACTCGAGCTCGCGGCGATCGGCCGCCGTGTCTGCGAATCCGAGTACGACCTGCTCATCGCGCTCGATCTGCTCGACGGCACGGCGTCGGTGCCCGCGCCCACGACACCCCCGCCCACGGTGCACGACCGCCCCGGACCCGCCGAGATACTGGAACTCGTCGCCGAGGCCCTCACCACCGAGATCGGCCCCGCCCTGACCGCGGACCACTCCCGCGAGCGCTACACGCTCCGGGTCTGCGCCAACCTCCTCGCCATCGCGGCCCGCGAACTCCACGCCGGCCCCGCCGCCACCACCGTGGTCCGGCGCCTACTCACCGCCCTGGGGTGCGATTCCGAAGCCGCCCTGGCCGACCGCCTGCGCACCGGCGCACTCCCCTACTCCGACAACGCCATTCGCCACGCGGTGACCACCGCCGTCCTCTCGCGCCTCCGAGTCGCCAACCCCCGATACGCCGAATAG
- a CDS encoding CE1759 family FMN reductase, translating into MSRTVVVLTAGLSQPSTTRLLADQLSGAVAAAVTARGESVDFEVVELRDLATDLATTLTTGGLPTPAVAAVREKISAADGVIAVTPVFAASYSGLFKMFIDVLDPDALNGMPVLIAATAGTPRHALVLDHAMRPLFAYLRAVVAPTGIFAATEDFGSEGLADRVRRAAAEFAPLVLAEQTAVAGFLDEQPPRARTSGNSLPAPTPFAELLAGHDGVLAGTD; encoded by the coding sequence GTGAGCCGCACCGTCGTCGTCCTGACCGCAGGACTGTCCCAGCCGTCCACCACCCGGCTGCTCGCCGATCAGTTGTCCGGCGCGGTGGCCGCCGCCGTCACCGCGCGTGGCGAGTCCGTCGACTTCGAGGTGGTCGAATTGCGGGATCTGGCAACGGATCTGGCGACCACCCTGACCACCGGCGGCCTGCCGACTCCGGCGGTCGCCGCGGTCCGGGAGAAGATCTCCGCCGCCGATGGGGTCATCGCCGTCACACCCGTGTTCGCCGCGAGCTACAGCGGCCTGTTCAAGATGTTCATCGATGTCCTGGACCCCGACGCGCTCAACGGCATGCCGGTGCTGATCGCGGCCACCGCGGGCACCCCGCGTCACGCGCTGGTGCTCGACCACGCCATGCGGCCGCTGTTCGCCTACCTGCGCGCGGTCGTGGCGCCGACCGGAATCTTCGCGGCGACAGAGGATTTCGGCTCCGAGGGGCTCGCCGATCGGGTGCGGCGCGCCGCCGCCGAGTTCGCGCCGCTCGTTCTCGCCGAACAGACCGCGGTCGCGGGCTTCCTCGACGAGCAGCCCCCTCGGGCACGCACCTCCGGCAACTCCCTCCCCGCCCCGACCCCGTTCGCCGAGCTACTCGCCGGGCACGACGGCGTGCTCGCCGGGACCGACTAG
- a CDS encoding pyridoxamine 5'-phosphate oxidase family protein — MTDLADFARLLAGDHGLCVVSTARADGTIQSSLVNAGVLPHPATGEQVIGMVVRGGTRKLENLRARPHTTVVARVGWQWATAEGPVWITGPDDPAPGIDPERLRLLLREIFTAAGGTHDNWDEYDRVMAEEHRTAVLLTPTRIYSNS, encoded by the coding sequence GTGACCGATCTCGCGGACTTCGCACGGCTGCTCGCCGGTGATCACGGCCTGTGCGTCGTGTCGACCGCGCGGGCCGACGGCACCATTCAGTCGTCCCTGGTGAACGCCGGGGTCCTGCCCCACCCCGCCACCGGCGAGCAGGTGATCGGCATGGTGGTGCGCGGCGGCACCCGCAAACTCGAGAACCTGCGGGCCCGCCCGCACACGACCGTCGTCGCCCGCGTCGGCTGGCAGTGGGCCACCGCCGAGGGCCCGGTATGGATCACCGGCCCCGACGACCCGGCCCCCGGCATCGACCCCGAACGCCTACGCCTGCTGCTCCGCGAGATCTTCACCGCCGCCGGCGGCACCCACGACAACTGGGACGAATACGACCGAGTGATGGCCGAAGAACACCGCACCGCCGTCCTACTGACTCCCACCCGTATCTACAGCAACAGCTGA
- a CDS encoding 3'(2'),5'-bisphosphate nucleotidase CysQ — translation MDDHYLAAALAQEAGELLLAIRAEGGAVGDRRSNTLLLDRLRQERPDDAVLSEESPDDAVRIGRSRVWIVDPLDGTREYGQPPRDDWAVHVALAVDGVPEAGAVALPAQGGLVLHTGEPPVLAPPQAGPVRVAVSRSRMSREVQRLTAELSATPVPMGSAGAKAMAVVRGLADVYAHSGGQYEWDSCAPVAVAAAAGLHVSRLDGSPLRYNRPDPYLPDLLICRPELAESVLTAVHRG, via the coding sequence ATGGACGATCACTATCTGGCGGCGGCGCTCGCTCAGGAAGCCGGTGAGCTGTTGCTCGCCATCCGGGCGGAGGGCGGCGCGGTCGGCGACCGGCGGTCCAACACCCTGCTGCTGGACCGGTTGCGGCAGGAGCGGCCGGACGATGCCGTGCTCTCGGAGGAGAGCCCCGACGACGCGGTGCGGATCGGCCGGTCACGGGTGTGGATCGTGGACCCGCTCGACGGCACCCGCGAGTACGGCCAGCCGCCCCGCGACGACTGGGCGGTGCACGTCGCACTCGCGGTGGACGGCGTACCCGAAGCGGGCGCGGTCGCGCTGCCCGCCCAGGGCGGCCTCGTGCTGCACACCGGTGAACCACCCGTGCTCGCGCCCCCGCAGGCCGGACCCGTCCGGGTCGCCGTCTCCCGCAGCCGCATGTCGCGGGAGGTGCAGCGGTTGACGGCCGAGCTGTCGGCGACACCGGTGCCGATGGGTTCGGCGGGCGCGAAGGCGATGGCCGTCGTGCGCGGCCTCGCCGACGTCTACGCGCACTCCGGCGGTCAGTACGAATGGGATTCGTGCGCGCCGGTGGCCGTCGCCGCGGCGGCCGGACTGCACGTCTCCCGCCTCGACGGATCCCCGCTGCGCTACAACCGCCCCGACCCCTACCTCCCCGACCTGCTCATCTGCCGCCCCGAACTCGCCGAATCCGTGCTGACGGCCGTACACCGCGGCTGA
- a CDS encoding TetR/AcrR family transcriptional regulator, producing the protein MTRLSGVYDASKPGLPRGRSSLPAEQAREEQRSRLLRGVISAVAEKGYAATTVADIVARARVSRREFYQHFTDKQQCFLDAALAGAEVVFAALEPPAEQIDPLDMLRRSIRGYLGLCSAEPEFTRCLIIELPGMGELGLALRNVGYQRIADILREWHVRAREVRPEWPPVPGAMFTAAVGAIEELVLGPISAGCPDELPEQEQSAVEVLLRLFAVPE; encoded by the coding sequence GTGACGCGGTTGTCCGGCGTCTACGACGCGTCCAAGCCGGGATTGCCGCGGGGGCGCAGCAGCCTCCCGGCCGAACAGGCGCGTGAGGAGCAGCGCTCCCGGCTGCTGCGCGGGGTGATCTCGGCGGTGGCGGAGAAGGGGTACGCCGCCACCACGGTCGCGGATATCGTTGCGCGCGCGAGGGTTTCGCGACGGGAGTTCTACCAGCACTTCACCGACAAGCAGCAGTGCTTCCTCGACGCCGCGCTGGCCGGCGCGGAGGTGGTGTTCGCCGCGCTGGAACCGCCCGCGGAACAGATCGACCCGCTGGACATGCTGCGGCGTAGCATCCGCGGATATCTCGGATTGTGTTCCGCCGAGCCGGAATTCACGCGCTGTCTGATCATCGAGCTGCCGGGCATGGGGGAACTGGGGCTGGCGCTGCGCAATGTCGGCTATCAGCGGATCGCGGATATCCTGCGGGAGTGGCACGTTCGGGCGCGGGAGGTTCGCCCCGAGTGGCCCCCGGTGCCGGGCGCGATGTTCACCGCGGCGGTGGGGGCGATAGAGGAACTGGTACTGGGGCCGATCAGCGCCGGGTGCCCGGACGAGCTGCCCGAACAGGAGCAGTCGGCGGTGGAGGTGCTGCTGCGGCTGTTCGCCGTGCCGGAGTGA